In Populus nigra chromosome 1, ddPopNigr1.1, whole genome shotgun sequence, one genomic interval encodes:
- the LOC133678428 gene encoding trihelix transcription factor GTL1-like isoform X1, giving the protein MQQGGGERGSSQSQYAVSQQQQQQGDIPLPPSTSAALATHMQQQQQQVVEEASPISSRPPATAATTSGGGVMNLDEFMRLSGGGGGAEEDIAGEEADRTGGIASGNRWPRQETLALLQIRSEMDAAFRDATLKGPLWEDVSRKLAEMGYKRSAKKCKEKFENVHKYYKRTKEGRAGRQDGKSYRFFSQLEALQNTGGGGVSSSISNVSGVAPQLIGTATASSLDVAPVSVGIPMPIRTPPPSSQVPQPASNIGSMFPPDLGATVAPAAAAGAPVRISFSSNESSSSQSSEDDDDDEDEGILGGQTSAMGAGTSRKRKRASLSSSKGETHRMMEFFEGLMKQVMQKQEAMQQRFLEAIEKREQDRMIRDEAWKRQEMARLSREHEIMAQERSISASRDAAIVAFLQKITGQTIHLPTPVSIAPLVSQPPPPTQPQQVQIAPLVTVSTQPPLQPQPMPLSQVTPQQNKQLPQQQHHQQQQHQQVHHQHQPPSISSEIVMAVPEQQIAPLELGSGGSEPASSRWPKPEVLALIKLRSGLETRYQEAGPKGPLWEEISAGMLRLGYKRSSKRCKEKWENINKYFKKVKESNKKRTEDAKTCPYFHELDALYRKKILGSSSGGAGSTSTSGFDSQINRPQKQQHQHQESLELDPMPPPMQQTVPQQTQATESQNKNGASVDVQASNTVLAGSPFGEGNGGAEKKPEDIVKELMKQQGTQQQQQLMVDDYDKMEEGDSENVNEDEYDEEDDGDEDEEEDEALQEERKMAYKIEFQRQNTSNATNGGGSGAPSFLAMVQ; this is encoded by the exons ATGCAACAAGGAGGTGGAGAAAGAGGGTCATCACAGTCACAATATGCAGTGtcacagcaacagcaacaacaaggTGATATACCTTTACCTCCTTCTACATCTGCTGCACTGGCAACCCacatgcagcagcagcagcagcaagtcGTAGAAGAGGCATCACCCATTAGCAGCAGACCTCCTGCCACTGCTGCCACAACAAGTGGTGGTGGTGTTATGAATTTGGATGAGTTTATGAGACTTtcaggtggtggtggtggtgcagAAGAAGATATTGCTGGAGAAGAAGCAGATCGAACAGGAGGTATTGCTAGTGGCAATAGGTGGCCAAGGCAAGAAACACTTGCCCTTTTGCAAATTAGGTCTGAAATGGATGCTGCTTTTCGTGATGCCACCTTAAAGGGTCCTCTATGGGAGGATGTTTCAAG GAAGCTAGCAGAGATGGGATACAAGAGAAGTGCCAAGAAATGCAAAGAAAAGTTTGAGAACGTGCACAAGTATTACAAAAGAACAAAGGAAGGTAGAGCTGGTCGTCAAGATGGGAAAAGCTATAGGTTTTTTAGCCAGCTTGAAGCTTTGCAGAAtactggtggtggtggtgtttcTTCTAGCATCAGCAATGTGTCTGGTGTTGCTCCTCAGCTGATTGGCACTGCAACAGCAAGCAGCCTAGATGTCGCTCCTGTTTCTGTTGGGATTCCTATGCCTATAAGAACTCCTCCACCTTCTTCTCAGGTGCCTCAACCAGCTTCAAATATTGGTTCCATGTTTCCTCCTGATTTGGGGGCAACAGTGGCGCCTGCAGCTGCTGCTGGTGCCCCGGTTCGAATCAGCTTCTCGTCGAATGAGTCTTCTTCCTCTCAAAGTTCTGAAGATGACGACGACGATGAGGATGAAGGTATATTAGGAGGACAAACATCAGCCATGGGCGCTGGTACGAGTCGAAAACGTAAAAGGGCATCATTATCATCGTCGAAAGGAGAAACACATCGTATGATGGAGTTTTTTGAGGGGCTAATGAAGCAGGTTATgcaaaagcaagaggcaatgcAACAGAGATTTTTGGAGGCGATTGAGAAGAGGGAACAAGATAGGATGATAAGGGATGAAGCTTGGAAAAGGCAAGAAATGGCTAGATTGAGTCGTGAACATGAGATTATGGCTCAAGAACGGTCTATTTCGGCTAGTCGAGATGCAGCTATTGTTGCCTTTCTACAGAAAATTACTGGCCAAACTATTCATTTGCCTACGCCTGTATCAATTGCTCCTCTAGTTtcacaaccaccaccaccaacacaGCCACAACAGGTTCAAATAGCGCCATTGGTCACTGTCTCAACACAACCACCACTGCAACCGCAACCCATGCCACTGTCACAAGTAACACCACAACAAAATAAGCAACTACCCCAACAGCAACATCACCAACAACAGCAGCACCAACAAGTTCATCATCAACACCAACCACCGTCCATTTCTTCAGAAATAGTAATGGCGGTCCCGGAACAACAAATAGCACCACTGGAACTTGGAAGTGGTGGGAGCGAACCAGCATCATCAAGATGGCCAAAGCCAGAAGTTCTTGCACTTATAAAGTTGAGAAGTGGGCTTGAAACTAGATACCAAGAAGCTGGGCCTAAGGGACCACTTTGGGAAGAAATCTCAGCAGGGATGCTAAGGTTGGGCTATAAAAGAAGTTCCAAAAGATGCAAAGAGAAATGGGAGAATATCAATAAGTATTTCAAGAAAGTTAAAGAGAGTAACAAGAAACGGACAGAAGATGCCAAGACTTGCCCTTATTTTCATGAACTTGATGCCCTTTATAGGAAAAAGATACTTGGAAGCAGTAGTGGTGGTGCGGGAAGCACCTCCACTAGTGGCTTTGACAGCCAAATTAATAGGCCACAAAAACAGCAGCACCAGCATCAAGAGAGCTTAGAATTGGATCCAATGCCACCTCCAATGCAGCAGACAGTGCCACAACAGACACAAGCCACAGaatcacaaaacaaaaatgggGCTAGTGTTGATGTTCAAGCAAGCAACACAGTTTTAGCAGGAAGCCCCTTTGGAGAAGGAAATGGAGGAGCAGAAAAGAAG CCAGAAGACATCGTGAAGGAGCTGATGAAACAGCAGGGgactcaacaacaacaacagttaATGGTGGATGACTATGACAAGATGGAGGAAGGTGACAGCGAAAACGTAAATGAAGATGAATATGATGAGGAGGACGACGGCGacgaagatgaagaagaagatgaggcATTGCAAGAGGAGAGGAAAATGGCATACAAGATAGAGTTTCAAAGGCAGAACACAAGTAATGCCACCAATGGAGGAGGGTCTGGGGCACCCTCCTTTTTGGCCATGGTTCAATAG
- the LOC133678428 gene encoding trihelix transcription factor GTL1-like isoform X2, with the protein MQQGGGERGSSQSQYAVSQQQQQQGDIPLPPSTSAALATHMQQQQQQVVEEASPISSRPPATAATTSGGGVMNLDEFMRLSGGGGGAEEDIAGEEADRTGGIASGNRWPRQETLALLQIRSEMDAAFRDATLKGPLWEDVSRKLAEMGYKRSAKKCKEKFENVHKYYKRTKEGRAGRQDGKSYRFFSQLEALQNTGGGGVSSSISNVSGVAPQLIGTATASSLDVAPVSVGIPMPIRTPPPSSQVPQPASNIGSMFPPDLGATVAPAAAAGAPVRISFSSNESSSSQSSEDDDDDEDEGILGGQTSAMGAGTSRKRKRASLSSSKGETHRMMEFFEGLMKQVMQKQEAMQQRFLEAIEKREQDRMIRDEAWKRQEMARLSREHEIMAQERSISASRDAAIVAFLQKITGQTIHLPTPVSIAPLVSQPPPPTQPQQVQIAPLVTVSTQPPLQPQPMPLSQVTPQQNKQLPQQQHHQQQQHQQVHHQHQPPSISSEIVMAVPEQQIAPLELGSGGSEPASSRWPKPEVLALIKLRSGLETRYQEAGPKGPLWEEISAGMLRLGYKRSSKRCKEKWENINKYFKKVKESNKKRTEDAKTCPYFHELDALYRKKILGSSSGGAGSTSTSGFDSQINRPQKQQHQHQESLELDPMPPPMQQTVPQQTQATESQNKNGASVDVQASNTVLAGSPFGEGNGGAEKKKTS; encoded by the exons ATGCAACAAGGAGGTGGAGAAAGAGGGTCATCACAGTCACAATATGCAGTGtcacagcaacagcaacaacaaggTGATATACCTTTACCTCCTTCTACATCTGCTGCACTGGCAACCCacatgcagcagcagcagcagcaagtcGTAGAAGAGGCATCACCCATTAGCAGCAGACCTCCTGCCACTGCTGCCACAACAAGTGGTGGTGGTGTTATGAATTTGGATGAGTTTATGAGACTTtcaggtggtggtggtggtgcagAAGAAGATATTGCTGGAGAAGAAGCAGATCGAACAGGAGGTATTGCTAGTGGCAATAGGTGGCCAAGGCAAGAAACACTTGCCCTTTTGCAAATTAGGTCTGAAATGGATGCTGCTTTTCGTGATGCCACCTTAAAGGGTCCTCTATGGGAGGATGTTTCAAG GAAGCTAGCAGAGATGGGATACAAGAGAAGTGCCAAGAAATGCAAAGAAAAGTTTGAGAACGTGCACAAGTATTACAAAAGAACAAAGGAAGGTAGAGCTGGTCGTCAAGATGGGAAAAGCTATAGGTTTTTTAGCCAGCTTGAAGCTTTGCAGAAtactggtggtggtggtgtttcTTCTAGCATCAGCAATGTGTCTGGTGTTGCTCCTCAGCTGATTGGCACTGCAACAGCAAGCAGCCTAGATGTCGCTCCTGTTTCTGTTGGGATTCCTATGCCTATAAGAACTCCTCCACCTTCTTCTCAGGTGCCTCAACCAGCTTCAAATATTGGTTCCATGTTTCCTCCTGATTTGGGGGCAACAGTGGCGCCTGCAGCTGCTGCTGGTGCCCCGGTTCGAATCAGCTTCTCGTCGAATGAGTCTTCTTCCTCTCAAAGTTCTGAAGATGACGACGACGATGAGGATGAAGGTATATTAGGAGGACAAACATCAGCCATGGGCGCTGGTACGAGTCGAAAACGTAAAAGGGCATCATTATCATCGTCGAAAGGAGAAACACATCGTATGATGGAGTTTTTTGAGGGGCTAATGAAGCAGGTTATgcaaaagcaagaggcaatgcAACAGAGATTTTTGGAGGCGATTGAGAAGAGGGAACAAGATAGGATGATAAGGGATGAAGCTTGGAAAAGGCAAGAAATGGCTAGATTGAGTCGTGAACATGAGATTATGGCTCAAGAACGGTCTATTTCGGCTAGTCGAGATGCAGCTATTGTTGCCTTTCTACAGAAAATTACTGGCCAAACTATTCATTTGCCTACGCCTGTATCAATTGCTCCTCTAGTTtcacaaccaccaccaccaacacaGCCACAACAGGTTCAAATAGCGCCATTGGTCACTGTCTCAACACAACCACCACTGCAACCGCAACCCATGCCACTGTCACAAGTAACACCACAACAAAATAAGCAACTACCCCAACAGCAACATCACCAACAACAGCAGCACCAACAAGTTCATCATCAACACCAACCACCGTCCATTTCTTCAGAAATAGTAATGGCGGTCCCGGAACAACAAATAGCACCACTGGAACTTGGAAGTGGTGGGAGCGAACCAGCATCATCAAGATGGCCAAAGCCAGAAGTTCTTGCACTTATAAAGTTGAGAAGTGGGCTTGAAACTAGATACCAAGAAGCTGGGCCTAAGGGACCACTTTGGGAAGAAATCTCAGCAGGGATGCTAAGGTTGGGCTATAAAAGAAGTTCCAAAAGATGCAAAGAGAAATGGGAGAATATCAATAAGTATTTCAAGAAAGTTAAAGAGAGTAACAAGAAACGGACAGAAGATGCCAAGACTTGCCCTTATTTTCATGAACTTGATGCCCTTTATAGGAAAAAGATACTTGGAAGCAGTAGTGGTGGTGCGGGAAGCACCTCCACTAGTGGCTTTGACAGCCAAATTAATAGGCCACAAAAACAGCAGCACCAGCATCAAGAGAGCTTAGAATTGGATCCAATGCCACCTCCAATGCAGCAGACAGTGCCACAACAGACACAAGCCACAGaatcacaaaacaaaaatgggGCTAGTGTTGATGTTCAAGCAAGCAACACAGTTTTAGCAGGAAGCCCCTTTGGAGAAGGAAATGGAGGAGCAGAAAAGAAG AAGACATCGTGA